Sequence from the Hylaeus volcanicus isolate JK05 chromosome 1, UHH_iyHylVolc1.0_haploid, whole genome shotgun sequence genome:
caagTCTAGATACTTGCGGAAACAAAATAACGACCGACGCGCAGAAAGATCGAACATAATAATGCTCTCTTCTGAAGATTTGTAAATCTTATAACCTAGACATTGTTTTTTACGGGGATCATCTATTtctcaatgataactccttgagttctccactttttcacgtacttggcgtaattcttttactttttcgaaGTTTTCTATCGGATATTAGGCAGTACTATAGGCAGAGTCGATCACACTGTTCTATTCGCACGTTTACTTGTAAGGTGTTTGATCCCATCACTATCCGTCAGCCCCCGCCACCGAACGCGCCCGCCGAAAAAGCTCGTCTACTCTACCCTACCTTTCACCCCCTCCTTCATCCTCCTTCGCCCACGCCACCCCGCGCCTCCTACGTTCGTCCTTTACACTCCTTCGTCGGTTCAACCCTTTTCCACCCTTCCACGTTTCGCCCCGCTTCCAGCCCTGACTTCGACTCACAATCAGGCTCCTTCGAGCCGAACTCCGAGCGGTGCTCCTTCCTACTCTTTTCTACCCCACGCGTCGTCTATTCTATCCGCTCGCGAGAAGCTCAAGGCGCAAGCTCCGTCCTTCTCTCCTGGTTTGATGCGGTAGGAGAAAGCTCTCCGACAACCGCCAGGAGGAATATCCTCCGAAGGGCTCGAGGGACACGAACACCGCGACTCGCTCGCGTGCGTTTTCACGCACGTGGACGGCACGCAGGGGCCGTCGGAACGAGATCAGCCGTTCTCGACGGACAAGGATCGCGATCCTTGGAGGGTTGATCCgaaacttttcttcttcttcgcggCCCGACGACGTTTTCAGCGACGAGAAAGAAGGAACACGTTTCGTCGAGTTCTTGGATCGCTGCTTGTTCGATTCATTTGTCGGCGAATTACCGGGTTTATTTATCGACACGCCCCTAAAGAAACCTAGAAACTTTGCGGGCCTCGCGAGGGAATATATCCAATTGTCACGCACcgattttgatcaaatttatgtGGTAGATAGTTCTcgacaaaatatttgacacgtatttttttttttatcggcaATCGTCCATATTGAAGGGGCGAAAACAACCCCTGAAGTCGAGGGTGAAAACCAcgtgtttttaaatatcttggaAACTGGAGGAGCTAggacaaaaaaattttttttttttaatatgcgTTTTCGAACGGGTAATTCTCTCGTGCCAAAaggaattgtttatttatttatttgaataatttatttttgaaaaaatatctttttttgttaatttatgttactaaACATTGTTTGTCATTCGTGAGAATTTACATGTGCGAACTAGaggttaaaattaagtatacatGTTTTTGGAAAGATTGATTTTCACCatgtaacaataattatattaaatgggGTACTCTTTGTGgcttctttatcattttttttttttttcataaaatatgcaagattttaatttgaaattttacacgcGTCTCTAGTATTATTTTAGTAGGATGTccaaatttttatggaaagatTTATCCGTGTATATTGGATATACATACTTATTTATGCATATTGagtagtggcgccatctagcgtcaATAGTGAAAATTATCTTGTTACAAACAATTGTCCAGTTATTTACTGGTAAAGTATTTGATCAATCAACcggtaaaatatatttctacaaagtaattaactaaatatttgtttacagtCGATAAGGTCGTTaagttattctttttaatttaaattaatttctaaaataattaaattagaagTATTGTAttacgaaatacttttaaaaatttaaataacccGCGTTACTCTTCTCACTACAATAGTTTACTATGGAACCGCTGGATAATATAAAGAAGTGTTGTTGCCTCCCGTACTAATAATACTGTGTATGAGCTTTTGACGGCTTTGATTATAGTCAAAGATAGTAGCTTTTGCCTGAATGAAGAACGCATGCGCTCGCATTCGTGCACATACACGTTTTCACTGGTTCTCGCTGGTCTCACGTGTTATAAGGTACAAGATTACCGTTTTAGTATTAGGTGatattaaggaaaaataatattgtttcattCCGCCATTAAAAGGTAAATATATGATCATATTTATCAATGTTCTAAAGTAATGTTTTGTAAGTAACAATTCTatgatatttgtaaaattctcgaattctaaaaagattttaatatttcggtATAACgtttagatttttaatatgcttgatataaaattgtaatgcttttaatttaatgcatattattattaataattagttaaGTAAATGTACTAAGTTTACTGAATTTCGAAGAAACATGATATCCAATTAAGTAAAATCAATAATGTGTTTAGAggttataaaaatgtgttcttaagttatttttatccattgaaaacagaaagaagaaaagacaccagcaaaattaatttgactgTGCACAAAGTCACGTCGAAACAAATATCATGAAAATGCAAGCTGGTGAATGGCAAGCCTAGTATacattacataatattatgaCACAAACATTTCAGTTTTTAAATagcttaatttattttcagatggAAAGCATAATGAATTTATGCCTAAGGTTGATATGAAAGACATGAAATCTTTAGATGTAATGTTTATGAAACAAgcagaagaaataaatttacgaaGATCGCTCAGATATCAAAAGATTCGTAGGAGTAATATTATAGGCGGTACTTCTTTAGCACTTGGTGTACTAGGAATCTACTTTTATTCTATGTATGCAGTAAAGCAGGAAACCTTCTTAGATGATTTTAATGAACCTGAAACAGTAATTGAACAGAATAATTAGcgacatttataatatttatgttatatatcCATCAGATATataggaaaaaaatgaaacatattgttaatgtaaatgtattatagctacacaaatattatataattataaataaatcataatcAGTTTGTCTTTGTTCTTAAAACCTAATTaaggataaaaaaagaaatgacagCTATGAAAGTAACACCAAGATTACCACCTCTTCCAACTATAAGAGAAAtgataaaactttataaagtTAGTGCAATGAAACATCtttcacaaaattttattttaaatgaaaagttaacagataaaataatacgaaaaacaGGAAAGATATCTGAAAATCATGTACTAGAAGTTGGTCCAGGACCTGGTGGATTAACTAGATCAATTATAAGACAATTCCCAGAAAAACTAATTGTTGTAGAAAAGGACAAACGATTTAAACCGATATTAGATATGTTAGCAGATGCTTATGCATCAGTTAACGGTGAAATGGATATTATTTATGATGATATAATGAAAGTAaacatgaataatatttttcctacGACTAAAATGAAATCTTGGGAAGACACAATTCCAAGAATTTGTATCATTGGTAATTTACCATTTAATGTATCAACTCCCTTAATAATAAAGTGGATCCATGCAATATCTGAAAGAAGAGGTCCGTGGGCATTTGGAAGGACTAAAATGAcattaacatttcaaaaagaagTTGCTGAACGTATAGTAGCTAAACCATTAGAGGCACAAAGATGTAGGTTGTCTGTAATGGCACAAGCTTGGACACATCCAGTATTACACTTTACTATACCAGGTACATTAAagtttttattctaatattgCAGTCAATCAGATGCTCTTAGATATTAACAGATACTTGGATCACTTACCTTTCAGAGACATCTACAACCTAGTATgatatcataaataatactttagtATAAAGGACGATATTACTGCACATCTTTCAAATTATAGGTACAGCTTTTCTTCCCAAACC
This genomic interval carries:
- the LOC128883918 gene encoding cytochrome c oxidase assembly factor 3, mitochondrial isoform X1 — its product is MKMQADGKHNEFMPKVDMKDMKSLDVMFMKQAEEINLRRSLRYQKIRRSNIIGGTSLALGVLGIYFYSMYAVKQETFLDDFNEPETVIEQNN
- the LOC128883918 gene encoding cytochrome c oxidase assembly factor 3, mitochondrial isoform X2, whose amino-acid sequence is MPKVDMKDMKSLDVMFMKQAEEINLRRSLRYQKIRRSNIIGGTSLALGVLGIYFYSMYAVKQETFLDDFNEPETVIEQNN
- the LOC128883903 gene encoding dimethyladenosine transferase 1, mitochondrial produces the protein MTAMKVTPRLPPLPTIREMIKLYKVSAMKHLSQNFILNEKLTDKIIRKTGKISENHVLEVGPGPGGLTRSIIRQFPEKLIVVEKDKRFKPILDMLADAYASVNGEMDIIYDDIMKVNMNNIFPTTKMKSWEDTIPRICIIGNLPFNVSTPLIIKWIHAISERRGPWAFGRTKMTLTFQKEVAERIVAKPLEAQRCRLSVMAQAWTHPVLHFTIPGTAFLPKPKVDVGVVSFLPLSVPRTKHEFKIVEKVARHIFSFRQKYSIRGIETLFPLYCREELGKMMFNLSDLDPRTRPMQLTMEDIDKLVTAYKYLMEKHPEIALYEYRASRKIISISNAQAIEVTECIEP